One stretch of Amycolatopsis sp. NBC_00345 DNA includes these proteins:
- a CDS encoding ABC transporter ATP-binding protein has translation MTLLELSDVSVHYGRIQAVSGLSITVAEGEIVTLIGANGAGKSTTMRAISGIRPLSGGSIRFDGEDISRLRGDLRVVRGISQSPEGRGIFPGMTVLENLDMGAYARKDRKNLQPDFDRVFELFPRLAERKTQVGGTMSGGEQQMLAIGRALMAKPRLLLLDEPSMGLAPQFIQQIFRIITEINKQGTTVLLVEQNAQQALSRAHRAYVLETGHITKSGTGKELLADNSIKEAYLGVG, from the coding sequence ATGACGTTGCTTGAGCTGTCCGATGTGTCCGTCCACTATGGCCGGATCCAGGCCGTGTCCGGGCTGTCCATCACGGTCGCCGAGGGCGAGATCGTCACGCTGATCGGCGCCAACGGGGCCGGGAAGTCGACCACGATGCGGGCGATCTCCGGCATCCGGCCGCTCTCGGGTGGTTCGATCCGCTTCGACGGCGAGGACATCTCCCGGCTGCGCGGCGACCTGCGCGTGGTCCGCGGGATCTCGCAGTCGCCCGAGGGCCGGGGGATCTTCCCCGGCATGACGGTGCTCGAGAACCTCGACATGGGCGCCTACGCACGCAAGGACCGGAAGAACCTGCAGCCGGACTTCGACCGCGTCTTCGAGCTGTTCCCGCGGCTCGCGGAGCGCAAGACCCAGGTCGGCGGCACGATGTCCGGCGGCGAGCAGCAGATGCTCGCCATCGGCCGCGCCCTGATGGCGAAGCCGCGGCTGCTGCTGCTGGACGAGCCGTCGATGGGGCTCGCGCCGCAGTTCATCCAGCAGATCTTCCGGATCATCACGGAGATCAACAAGCAGGGCACCACGGTGCTCCTGGTGGAGCAGAACGCGCAGCAGGCGCTGTCGCGGGCCCACCGGGCGTACGTGCTGGAGACCGGGCACATCACCAAGTCCGGTACCGGCAAGGAACTGCTGGCCGACAACAGCATCAAGGAGGCCTACCTCGGCGTCGGCTGA
- a CDS encoding ABC transporter ATP-binding protein codes for MTVPGNGTGPEVPAEGGLVAEVAQMSAGQLAEHEAEVAEVVAPDRDMDVAVGQTLLRVDDVTVRFGGLVALDAVSFDIRRGEILGLIGPNGAGKTTCFNAMTGVYRPSSGQVLLEDKPLGKATRHTITQLGIARTFQNIRLFSEMTALENVVVGTDARHRTSLLGALVRSPRHHREEKAGIEKAMALLEFVGIADRAADRAKNLPYGYQRRLEIARALATEPKLLCLDEPAAGFNPAEKEELMGLIRTIRDDGYTVLLIEHDMKLVMGVTDRIVVLEFGKKIAEGVPAEIRENPAVIAAYLGVPDDDVA; via the coding sequence ATGACCGTCCCTGGCAACGGCACCGGACCGGAGGTCCCGGCCGAGGGCGGCCTCGTGGCCGAGGTCGCCCAGATGAGCGCCGGCCAGCTCGCCGAGCACGAGGCCGAGGTCGCCGAGGTCGTCGCACCGGACCGTGATATGGACGTCGCGGTGGGGCAGACCCTGCTGCGCGTCGACGACGTGACGGTGCGCTTCGGCGGGCTCGTCGCGCTGGACGCGGTGTCGTTCGACATCCGGCGCGGCGAGATCCTCGGCCTGATCGGGCCGAACGGCGCGGGCAAGACCACCTGCTTCAACGCGATGACCGGCGTCTACCGGCCCAGCTCGGGCCAGGTGCTGCTGGAGGACAAACCGCTGGGCAAGGCCACGCGGCACACCATCACGCAGCTCGGCATCGCGCGGACGTTCCAGAACATCCGGCTCTTCAGCGAGATGACGGCGCTGGAGAACGTGGTCGTCGGCACCGACGCGCGGCACCGCACCAGCCTGCTCGGCGCGCTGGTGCGCTCCCCACGGCACCACCGCGAGGAGAAGGCCGGGATCGAGAAGGCGATGGCGCTGCTGGAGTTCGTCGGCATCGCCGACCGCGCCGCCGACCGGGCGAAGAACCTGCCCTACGGCTACCAGCGGCGCCTGGAGATCGCGCGGGCGCTGGCCACCGAGCCGAAGCTGCTGTGCCTCGACGAGCCGGCCGCCGGGTTCAACCCGGCGGAGAAGGAAGAGCTCATGGGGCTGATCCGGACGATCCGCGACGACGGCTACACCGTCCTGCTGATCGAACACGACATGAAGCTCGTGATGGGCGTGACGGACCGGATCGTGGTGCTGGAGTTCGGCAAGAAGATCGCGGAAGGGGTTCCCGCCGAGATCCGGGAGAACCCCGCCGTGATCGCCGCCTACCTGGGGGTTCCCGACGATGACGTTGCTTGA
- a CDS encoding branched-chain amino acid ABC transporter permease has translation MTTTLPAPAPAKSRRPVREWWNNLSRLQQCAILIPLVVLIYLLPILNPPILTTQPGYNFPIAMFEVARYALVAIGLNIVVGQAGLLDLGYVGFFAIGAYVMALFTSPDSSLSKLPFLVVLPIAMVITMIFGVILGTPTLRLRGDYLAIVTLGFGEIVRLLADNIEPLRGNSGFSGVGHPPGAKADGTPLFNNSDGIPWYWLCVTIIIIILFVVGNLERSRVGRAWVAIRDDEDAAEIMGVPTFKFKIWAFVSGAAVGGLSGALYAGQLGFVNNQKFDVVTSMLFLAAVILGGAGNKVGVLLGAVVVAYVPLRFQAIAEYKYLIFGLALIVLMIFRPQGLLGARQRLLTYGRLAYQRLLGKGEQVSSDGSLATDNPGDKA, from the coding sequence ATGACGACGACTCTTCCCGCGCCGGCGCCGGCCAAGAGCCGCCGCCCGGTCCGCGAATGGTGGAACAACCTCAGCCGGCTGCAGCAGTGCGCGATCCTCATCCCGCTGGTGGTGCTGATCTACCTGCTGCCGATCCTGAACCCGCCGATCCTGACCACGCAGCCCGGCTACAACTTCCCGATCGCGATGTTCGAGGTGGCCCGCTACGCGCTGGTCGCCATCGGGCTCAACATCGTGGTGGGCCAGGCGGGCCTGCTGGACCTCGGTTATGTCGGGTTCTTCGCGATCGGCGCCTACGTGATGGCGCTGTTCACGAGTCCCGACTCGTCGCTGTCCAAGCTGCCGTTCCTGGTCGTGCTCCCCATCGCGATGGTGATCACGATGATCTTCGGGGTGATCCTCGGGACGCCGACGCTTCGATTACGCGGGGACTACCTCGCGATCGTCACGCTCGGGTTCGGGGAGATCGTCCGCCTGCTCGCCGACAACATCGAGCCGTTGCGCGGCAACAGCGGGTTCTCCGGAGTCGGGCACCCGCCCGGCGCCAAGGCCGACGGCACGCCGCTGTTCAACAACTCCGACGGCATCCCGTGGTACTGGCTGTGCGTCACGATCATCATCATCATCCTGTTCGTGGTCGGGAACCTGGAGCGCAGCCGCGTCGGCCGGGCCTGGGTCGCGATCCGGGACGACGAGGACGCGGCCGAGATCATGGGCGTGCCGACGTTCAAGTTCAAGATCTGGGCGTTCGTCAGCGGTGCCGCGGTCGGTGGCCTCTCCGGGGCCTTGTACGCGGGGCAGCTGGGCTTCGTGAACAACCAGAAGTTCGACGTCGTGACGTCGATGCTGTTCCTGGCCGCGGTGATCCTCGGCGGCGCGGGCAACAAGGTCGGGGTACTGCTGGGCGCCGTGGTGGTGGCCTACGTGCCGCTGCGGTTCCAGGCGATCGCGGAGTACAAGTACCTGATCTTCGGCCTGGCGCTGATCGTCCTGATGATCTTTCGCCCCCAGGGCCTGCTGGGCGCGCGGCAGCGGCTGCTCACCTACGGCAGGCTGGCGTACCAGCGGCTGCTCGGCAAGGGCGAGCAGGTCAGCAGCGACGGCTCGCTGGCCACGGACAACCCGGGAGATAAGGCATGA
- a CDS encoding branched-chain amino acid ABC transporter permease — protein sequence MTHELSSLVLAQGGSWITFDVKSFLDQFWDNTIDGLAYGSIYALVALGYTLVYGVLKLINFAHSEVFIYGAYATWFTFYGLGFRPGSTPDLPVFELIGFLLLALIVSMAVSGGTAVVLERVAYRPLRKRGAPKLVFLITAIGASFVLQQLIFIWRGGNAEQGIRLMRNEEVFTIFGGSVTNVTIITVVASVVLMLGANYFVNKTKFGRGIRAVAQDPDTATLMGVNKERVITTTFLIGGLLAGAAALFYMMKIPQGAWYQGGFLLGIKAFTAAVLGGIGNLRGALLGGLLLGVAENYGQSLFGGGWRDVVAFALLVLVLMIRPTGILGESLGKARV from the coding sequence ATGACTCATGAGCTGAGCTCGCTCGTCCTGGCACAGGGCGGCAGCTGGATCACCTTCGACGTGAAGTCGTTCCTGGACCAGTTCTGGGACAACACGATCGACGGGCTCGCCTACGGCAGTATCTACGCGCTCGTGGCGCTGGGCTACACCCTCGTCTACGGCGTGCTGAAGCTGATCAACTTCGCCCACTCCGAGGTGTTCATCTACGGCGCCTACGCGACGTGGTTCACCTTCTACGGCCTCGGTTTCCGGCCCGGCAGCACCCCCGACCTCCCGGTCTTCGAGCTGATCGGGTTCCTGCTGCTGGCGCTGATCGTGTCGATGGCGGTCTCGGGCGGCACCGCGGTGGTGCTGGAACGGGTCGCCTACCGTCCATTGAGGAAACGCGGCGCGCCGAAGCTGGTCTTCCTGATCACCGCGATCGGCGCGTCCTTCGTGCTGCAGCAGCTCATCTTCATCTGGCGCGGCGGCAACGCCGAGCAGGGCATCCGCCTGATGCGCAACGAAGAGGTCTTCACGATCTTCGGCGGCAGCGTCACCAACGTCACGATCATCACGGTGGTCGCCTCGGTCGTGCTGATGCTGGGCGCCAACTACTTCGTCAACAAGACCAAGTTCGGCCGCGGCATCCGCGCGGTGGCGCAGGACCCGGACACCGCGACGCTGATGGGCGTCAACAAGGAACGGGTCATCACCACGACGTTCCTGATCGGCGGTCTGCTGGCCGGCGCGGCGGCGCTGTTCTACATGATGAAGATCCCGCAGGGCGCGTGGTACCAGGGCGGATTCCTGCTCGGTATCAAGGCGTTCACCGCGGCGGTGCTGGGCGGTATCGGCAACCTGCGTGGCGCGCTGCTCGGCGGGCTGCTGCTCGGTGTCGCGGAGAACTACGGCCAGTCCCTGTTCGGCGGTGGCTGGCGCGACGTCGTCGCCTTCGCGCTGCTGGTGCTGGTCCTGATGATCCGGCCCACCGGCATCCTCGGTGAGTCGCTCGGAAAGGCACGGGTATGA
- a CDS encoding branched-chain amino acid ABC transporter substrate-binding protein, with the protein MLATAGVISLSACAARDNSSSGGDASSAPQAAAPSAAADAADPAGDGKAQCAPTSIAYAGTINGANAALGQNILNGTKLAVDQHNKANAGCQVKLEQFDTEGTPDKAPGIVTQIVNTPGIIGVVGLPFSGESKAAGNIFNSAGLVTVTPSATNPTLSENGWKTFFRGLGNDNTQGPAAAKFMTGELGAKKVCVIQDDSDYGTGLAASTIKALGSALSCQDKVKTKQTDFSAVVNKIKSDKPDAVFYSGYYQEAAPFAQQLNDAGVTAKFVGPDGVKDDEFVKGAGDAAKNAYFTCPCVPADQFTKFSDAYKAEAGKDPGTYSPEAYDLATILLKGIDSGKKDRAGLLDFVKNYDGQGITKHFKWNDHGELSSTTVWTYKVENGKIVRNTEIK; encoded by the coding sequence GTGCTGGCCACCGCCGGGGTCATCTCCCTCAGCGCGTGCGCGGCGCGTGACAACAGCAGCTCGGGTGGTGACGCCAGCTCGGCGCCGCAGGCCGCGGCCCCGTCGGCCGCCGCCGATGCGGCCGACCCCGCGGGCGACGGCAAGGCGCAGTGTGCCCCGACCTCCATCGCGTACGCGGGCACCATCAACGGCGCCAACGCCGCGCTGGGCCAGAACATCCTCAACGGCACCAAGCTCGCCGTGGACCAGCACAACAAGGCCAACGCGGGCTGCCAGGTCAAGCTGGAGCAGTTCGACACCGAGGGCACGCCCGACAAGGCACCCGGCATCGTGACGCAGATCGTCAACACGCCGGGCATCATCGGCGTCGTGGGCCTGCCGTTCTCCGGCGAGTCCAAGGCCGCGGGCAACATCTTCAACAGCGCCGGCCTGGTCACCGTGACCCCGTCGGCCACCAACCCGACGCTGAGCGAGAACGGCTGGAAGACCTTCTTCCGGGGCCTGGGCAACGACAACACCCAGGGACCCGCCGCCGCCAAGTTCATGACCGGTGAGCTGGGCGCCAAGAAGGTCTGCGTCATCCAGGACGACTCGGACTACGGCACCGGCCTCGCCGCCTCGACCATCAAGGCGCTCGGCAGCGCCTTGTCCTGCCAGGACAAGGTCAAGACCAAGCAGACCGACTTCTCGGCCGTGGTCAACAAGATCAAGAGCGACAAGCCCGACGCGGTGTTCTACTCCGGGTACTACCAGGAGGCGGCGCCGTTCGCGCAGCAGCTCAACGACGCCGGCGTCACCGCGAAGTTCGTGGGCCCGGACGGCGTGAAGGACGACGAGTTCGTCAAGGGCGCCGGTGACGCCGCCAAGAACGCCTACTTCACCTGCCCCTGCGTCCCGGCGGACCAGTTCACCAAGTTCAGCGACGCGTACAAGGCCGAGGCGGGCAAGGACCCGGGCACCTACTCGCCCGAGGCCTACGACCTCGCGACGATCCTGCTGAAGGGCATCGACTCCGGCAAGAAGGACCGCGCGGGCCTGCTCGACTTCGTGAAGAACTACGACGGCCAGGGCATCACCAAGCACTTCAAGTGGAATGACCACGGCGAGCTGTCGTCGACCACCGTGTGGACCTACAAGGTCGAGAACGGGAAGATCGTCCGGAACACCGAAATCAAGTAG